A single Crateriforma conspicua DNA region contains:
- a CDS encoding aldo/keto reductase, which yields MSSSDLSTFAVADDAVDPALVPSHTLASGDRIPAIGLGTFGSDHAAHEAVAESVVTAISVGYRHIDCAAVYGNEDYIGPALQTVLRGGIQREDLWINSKLWNDMHDEKNVIPACEKTLKDLQLDYLDLYFVHWPFPNYHAPGCDVSSRSADAKPYIHENFMKTWRQMERLVEKGLVRNIGTSNVTIPKLKRILEDAEIKPAVNEMEIHPHFQQPELFDFVRSQGIVPIGFSPIGSPARPERDRTSDDTVDIEDPVIVKIAENHQVHPAVVCLKWAVQRGQIPIPMSTKRRNILSNLKCVTEDPLSDAEMKAIAGIDKNCRLIKGQVFLWKDDQDWQDLWDINGEITPA from the coding sequence ATGTCATCTTCTGACCTTTCAACCTTCGCCGTTGCCGACGACGCGGTCGATCCCGCTCTGGTGCCTTCACACACTTTGGCAAGCGGTGATCGTATTCCCGCCATCGGTCTGGGAACCTTTGGCTCGGATCACGCCGCCCACGAAGCGGTCGCCGAATCGGTGGTGACCGCGATTTCCGTGGGTTATCGACACATCGACTGTGCCGCCGTCTATGGAAACGAGGACTACATCGGGCCCGCGTTGCAAACCGTTCTCCGCGGTGGTATCCAACGCGAAGACCTTTGGATCAATTCCAAGCTATGGAACGACATGCACGATGAAAAGAATGTCATCCCCGCATGCGAGAAGACGCTGAAGGATTTGCAACTGGACTATTTGGACTTGTACTTCGTCCACTGGCCGTTTCCGAACTACCATGCCCCCGGCTGTGATGTCAGTTCACGTAGCGCCGACGCGAAACCGTATATCCACGAGAACTTCATGAAGACTTGGCGTCAAATGGAACGCCTCGTCGAAAAGGGTTTGGTCCGAAACATCGGTACATCCAATGTGACGATCCCCAAACTGAAACGCATTCTGGAAGATGCGGAAATCAAACCCGCGGTGAACGAAATGGAAATTCACCCTCATTTCCAGCAACCGGAACTGTTTGATTTTGTCCGCAGCCAAGGCATCGTTCCAATCGGCTTCAGCCCGATCGGTTCACCGGCCCGACCGGAACGAGACCGAACCTCCGATGACACGGTCGACATTGAAGATCCCGTCATCGTCAAAATTGCCGAAAATCATCAAGTGCACCCCGCGGTCGTCTGCTTGAAGTGGGCCGTCCAACGGGGACAGATTCCCATCCCGATGTCCACCAAGCGGCGAAACATTCTGTCGAACCTGAAATGCGTGACCGAAGACCCGCTATCCGATGCGGAAATGAAGGCGATTGCGGGAATCGACAAGAATTGCCGACTGATCAAAGGGCAAGTCTTTCTGTGGAAGGATGACCAGGACTGGCAAGACCTGTGGGATATCAACGGTGAAATCACACCCGCCTGA
- a CDS encoding zinc-dependent alcohol dehydrogenase family protein, giving the protein MSAIPSKMTGVVLPGNSTVEFREYDVPTPGHGQVLLKTKASSICGSDIRAIYREHLGKGPEAYQGVIAGHEPCGQVVQVGPGCRERQVGDRVVLYHISGCGVCEDCMHGYQISCTSTDYRKAYGWQRDGGHAEYMLADEADCIFLPEPLTYVDGAFMACGFGTAWECLDRMKVNGKDRLLITGLGPVGLAAAQLGRALGAYEIIGVDLSEGRMDLAKELEFSPGVPLVDHVFRSDDAALDAIKDVTGGKGAEVSIDCSGAAPARLLALQGTRQWGRCGFVGEGGTVQFDVSPYLIHEQITLFGSWVTSRKHLADLANLLAARGVHPESTAGRKLPLSEASLAYDLSDKGQEGKVCIVFD; this is encoded by the coding sequence ATGTCCGCAATCCCATCGAAAATGACCGGCGTCGTATTGCCGGGAAACAGCACCGTCGAATTTCGTGAATACGATGTCCCAACACCGGGCCACGGCCAGGTATTGTTGAAAACCAAGGCATCGTCGATTTGCGGCAGCGACATTCGCGCGATCTATCGCGAACACCTCGGCAAAGGTCCCGAAGCCTATCAAGGCGTGATTGCCGGTCACGAACCTTGCGGTCAAGTCGTCCAGGTCGGCCCGGGATGTCGTGAACGACAAGTCGGCGATCGTGTGGTGCTGTATCACATTTCCGGTTGCGGCGTCTGTGAAGACTGCATGCATGGGTATCAAATCAGTTGTACCAGCACCGACTATCGCAAGGCGTATGGTTGGCAGCGCGACGGCGGACACGCTGAATACATGTTGGCCGACGAAGCCGACTGCATCTTTTTGCCCGAACCGTTGACCTATGTCGACGGTGCCTTCATGGCGTGCGGTTTCGGAACCGCCTGGGAATGCCTGGACCGAATGAAGGTCAACGGAAAAGACCGCTTGCTGATCACCGGTTTGGGACCGGTCGGGTTGGCCGCCGCACAACTCGGACGCGCATTGGGGGCATATGAGATCATTGGCGTTGACCTGTCGGAGGGCCGAATGGATCTGGCAAAGGAATTGGAATTTTCGCCCGGCGTTCCATTGGTCGATCACGTCTTTCGATCCGACGATGCCGCCCTGGATGCCATCAAAGATGTCACCGGCGGGAAAGGTGCGGAAGTCAGCATCGACTGCTCCGGTGCCGCTCCCGCCCGTCTGCTGGCGCTGCAGGGAACGCGGCAATGGGGACGCTGCGGGTTTGTCGGCGAAGGCGGTACGGTTCAATTCGATGTGTCACCGTATCTGATCCATGAACAGATCACACTGTTCGGTTCCTGGGTCACGTCGCGCAAACACTTGGCGGACTTGGCAAATCTGCTGGCCGCCCGCGGCGTCCACCCCGAATCCACAGCGGGACGCAAACTGCCGCTCTCGGAAGCCTCTCTTGCCTATGACCTGTCCGACAAGGGCCAAGAAGGAAAGGTCTGCATCGTCTTTGATTGA
- a CDS encoding glycoside hydrolase family 117 protein encodes MSNAQEPADSEARTAPTPEQIDYFGITNPDKLSAATKRALQWKNLDNDWYVQFTVKDLKGDLAYEEGIVRRDPSAVIKENGQYYVWYSRSTGPSQGFAGDIDKDKVFPWDRCDLWYATSQDGWTWKEQGPAVKRGKPGSYDDRSVFTCEIMKHDGKFYLCYQTVKSPYNIRVKNQVGLAWADSPDGPWTKSEEPILSPANNGIWKGEEQNRFLVEKKGDFDSHKVHDPCIIPFKGRFYLYYKGEQMGEEINFGGRMIRHGVAIADDPKGPYIKSPYNPISNSGHEVCVWKYNGGIASMITTDGPERNTIQWSPDGINFEIMSHIKDAPHAIGLNRSLDNESAPTAILQWGLTHQYRTGDYQYIRRFSGVNLRHHTAKGEDAK; translated from the coding sequence ATGAGTAACGCACAAGAACCAGCCGACAGCGAAGCCCGCACCGCCCCGACCCCCGAGCAAATCGACTACTTTGGGATCACCAATCCTGACAAACTGAGTGCGGCAACCAAACGTGCGCTTCAGTGGAAGAATCTGGACAACGATTGGTACGTCCAATTCACCGTCAAGGATCTGAAAGGCGACTTGGCCTACGAAGAAGGTATCGTGCGGCGTGACCCCAGTGCGGTCATCAAAGAAAATGGCCAGTACTACGTCTGGTATTCACGCAGCACGGGCCCCAGCCAGGGCTTCGCCGGTGACATCGACAAGGACAAGGTCTTTCCCTGGGACCGATGTGATCTCTGGTATGCAACCTCCCAAGACGGTTGGACGTGGAAGGAACAAGGCCCCGCGGTCAAACGTGGTAAGCCCGGCAGCTACGACGACCGTTCGGTGTTCACTTGTGAAATCATGAAACATGATGGCAAGTTCTATCTGTGTTACCAAACGGTCAAATCACCGTACAACATTCGCGTGAAGAACCAAGTCGGTTTGGCCTGGGCCGATTCGCCGGACGGACCATGGACGAAAAGCGAAGAACCAATCCTTAGCCCAGCGAACAATGGAATCTGGAAAGGGGAAGAACAGAACCGCTTTTTGGTTGAAAAGAAAGGCGATTTCGACAGCCACAAAGTTCATGACCCTTGCATCATTCCCTTCAAAGGCAGATTCTATTTGTACTACAAAGGCGAACAGATGGGCGAAGAAATCAATTTCGGCGGCCGCATGATTCGCCACGGCGTGGCCATCGCGGATGACCCCAAAGGCCCCTACATCAAATCGCCTTACAACCCCATCAGCAACAGTGGCCACGAAGTGTGTGTGTGGAAATACAACGGCGGCATCGCATCAATGATCACCACCGATGGCCCGGAACGAAACACGATTCAGTGGTCGCCCGACGGCATCAACTTTGAAATCATGTCACACATCAAAGATGCCCCTCACGCGATCGGATTGAATCGGTCACTGGACAACGAATCAGCCCCGACAGCGATCTTGCAATGGGGACTGACACACCAATATCGCACCGGCGATTATCAATACATTCGCCGTTTCAGCGGGGTCAACCTGCGGCACCACACGGCCAAAGGCGAAGACGCCAAGTAA
- a CDS encoding glycoside hydrolase family 95 protein, with the protein MIALFNRCLLATWFVAGVIGHVDAVVPSGARLSDGRAALLEESASELTGQAVAPDAPSVMWYRQPARNWNEALPIGNGRLGGMVYGGVNREWIQLNEDSLWSGAKFDHMMPNGPEVLKQARELMFADRYGEAEKLIADKFLSVRLPSGTHTYQTLGDLELTFPDAVKVVNYRRDLDLDQAVARVRYEVDGVGYLREVFSSPVDQCIVVRISSDKPGKVNFDARLQRQHHAEVESLGDAELVMSGQARSTNTRRQDTQGFPTHSQGVRFAARMKIVPEGGTVTAMDGKLQVAGADAAVILLTAATSFRDEDPLGVSQTQLAEAAGKAFDRLYRDHVTEHRRLFRRVSLHLGDGETENQPTDVRLAALEQGHSDPQLYALYFQFGRYLLISSSRPGCSAANLQGLWADGFSPPWNADYHININIQMNYWMAQSCNLAECHEPFFDFVESLVPSGRKTAKTMFGCNGFVAGHTSDLWANSSIFGKPRYGMWVTGPAWCLRQFWERWLFSGDREFLEERAYPLMKESAEFFVDFLVEDPSTGKLVSGPTTSPENNIQAPDGSHGALSMGPAMDQQIIYELFTHCILASEVLDKDREFREQLIDLRARLADPVKVGADGRVLEWQEGLEEVAKGHRHVSHLYALHPSWQISPGTTPQWAAAARKTIDHRLAHGGGHTGWSRAWIINFYARLLDGEKCDENLHALLIKSTLPNFFDTHPPFQIDGNLGATAGIAEMLLQSHEQANDGLPVIVLLPALPMAWGEGAVKGLRARGGFEVDITWKDGKLAVAKLHSRIGRPCQVRYGNKTIDLQTEVDASYDLKDRF; encoded by the coding sequence ATGATTGCTTTGTTCAATCGATGCTTGTTGGCAACTTGGTTCGTTGCCGGTGTGATCGGTCATGTCGACGCGGTGGTGCCATCCGGCGCAAGGTTAAGCGACGGGCGTGCAGCACTGTTGGAGGAGTCTGCCAGTGAGTTGACGGGACAAGCCGTTGCACCGGATGCGCCCAGCGTGATGTGGTATCGGCAACCGGCGCGAAATTGGAACGAAGCATTGCCAATCGGCAACGGACGTTTGGGCGGTATGGTCTATGGCGGGGTGAACCGCGAGTGGATCCAGCTGAACGAAGATTCGCTTTGGTCCGGTGCCAAGTTTGACCACATGATGCCCAACGGTCCCGAAGTGCTGAAACAGGCACGCGAGTTGATGTTCGCGGATCGGTACGGTGAAGCCGAAAAGCTGATTGCCGACAAGTTCTTGAGCGTGCGTTTGCCATCGGGTACCCACACCTACCAGACACTGGGCGATTTGGAGCTGACGTTCCCGGATGCTGTCAAAGTGGTGAACTATCGGCGGGATCTGGATTTAGACCAAGCGGTGGCCCGGGTTCGCTACGAAGTGGATGGTGTCGGCTATCTGCGGGAAGTTTTCTCAAGTCCCGTGGATCAGTGTATCGTCGTGCGAATCAGCAGCGACAAGCCTGGGAAGGTCAATTTTGATGCTCGATTGCAACGTCAGCATCACGCGGAGGTTGAAAGTTTGGGTGATGCCGAACTGGTCATGTCTGGCCAAGCCCGCAGTACGAACACCCGCCGGCAAGATACGCAAGGGTTTCCAACACATTCGCAAGGTGTGCGGTTCGCCGCTCGAATGAAAATCGTTCCCGAGGGCGGGACCGTCACGGCGATGGATGGAAAGCTGCAAGTGGCAGGTGCTGACGCAGCGGTCATCCTGCTGACCGCAGCGACCAGCTTTCGTGATGAAGATCCTTTGGGAGTCAGCCAGACGCAATTGGCCGAGGCCGCCGGGAAAGCCTTTGATCGTTTGTATCGTGACCACGTGACCGAACATCGCCGACTGTTCAGGCGAGTGTCGCTTCATTTGGGTGACGGTGAAACGGAGAATCAACCAACGGATGTTCGGTTGGCCGCTTTGGAGCAGGGGCACAGCGACCCGCAACTGTATGCACTCTACTTTCAGTTCGGTCGCTATTTGTTGATATCCAGTTCACGCCCGGGTTGCTCGGCGGCAAACTTGCAGGGTCTTTGGGCCGACGGATTCAGCCCGCCTTGGAATGCCGATTATCACATCAATATCAATATCCAGATGAACTACTGGATGGCTCAGTCTTGCAACTTGGCTGAGTGCCATGAACCGTTTTTCGATTTCGTCGAATCGTTGGTGCCTAGCGGTCGAAAAACGGCCAAAACGATGTTTGGTTGCAATGGCTTTGTCGCAGGTCACACGTCCGATTTGTGGGCCAACAGCTCGATTTTTGGCAAGCCGCGGTACGGGATGTGGGTAACCGGACCGGCGTGGTGTTTGCGTCAGTTTTGGGAGCGGTGGTTGTTTTCTGGTGATCGCGAGTTTTTGGAAGAACGTGCGTATCCGTTGATGAAAGAATCGGCAGAATTCTTCGTCGATTTTCTGGTGGAAGATCCGTCGACCGGAAAATTGGTGTCGGGGCCGACGACATCACCAGAGAACAACATTCAAGCCCCCGACGGCAGTCACGGTGCGCTTTCGATGGGACCTGCAATGGATCAACAGATCATTTATGAGCTGTTCACGCATTGCATTTTGGCGTCAGAGGTTTTGGATAAGGATCGCGAATTTCGGGAACAGCTGATTGATCTTCGCGCCCGATTGGCGGATCCGGTCAAGGTCGGAGCGGATGGGCGAGTGCTTGAGTGGCAGGAAGGCTTGGAAGAGGTGGCGAAGGGGCATCGTCATGTATCGCATCTATATGCGCTGCACCCCTCGTGGCAGATTTCGCCTGGGACGACGCCGCAGTGGGCCGCGGCAGCGCGGAAGACGATCGACCACCGATTGGCCCATGGTGGCGGACATACTGGTTGGAGCCGAGCGTGGATCATCAACTTCTACGCTAGGTTGTTGGATGGCGAAAAATGCGATGAGAATCTTCACGCCCTGTTGATCAAGTCGACGCTTCCAAACTTTTTTGATACCCACCCGCCGTTCCAGATCGATGGTAACTTAGGGGCGACCGCCGGGATCGCTGAAATGTTGTTGCAGTCTCATGAGCAGGCAAACGATGGCTTGCCCGTGATCGTCTTGCTTCCCGCATTGCCCATGGCGTGGGGCGAGGGTGCGGTGAAGGGACTGCGTGCCCGAGGCGGTTTTGAGGTCGATATCACCTGGAAGGATGGAAAGCTGGCGGTTGCAAAGCTACATTCCCGCATCGGTCGACCGTGCCAAGTCCGCTACGGGAACAAGACCATCGATCTGCAGACCGAGGTCGATGCCAGCTATGACCTGAAAGACCGATTCTGA
- a CDS encoding arylsulfatase has translation MSPNVVIVISDDQGYGDLGCTGNPIIKTPNIDLLASESSGLSDYHVAPTCSPTRCALLTGHWTNRTGVWHTIMGRSMLRENEVTVGQMFSDAGYETGMFGKWHLGDNFPYRPEDRGFTEVYRHGGGGIGQTPDVWDNAYFDGSYFHNGRIAAAKGFCTDVFFDKANAFISDCARQEKPFFAYISTNAPHKPLHCPPKYMDMYPEQSDGIAAFYGMITNIDDNVGQTRRLLEDLGIADDTIFIFTTDNGTASGAKIFNAGMRGGKGSPYEGGHRVPFFVHWPAGGFTKQHDIDELTHAVDVVPTLLELTGVEKPDDVVFDGVSIASLLDPKQDVDWPKRFVITDSQRVRDPIKWRSSSVMSQKYRLVNRKELYDVSSDPGQRKNIAADHPEVVREMREFYEQWWAELKPTFSQTTEIYLGHPDHPVVSLTAHDWIQKAYPPWHQGAIREADRGTGKDEKLRHLGHWAVKVVRDGNYQISLRRWPVESGMAINASLPPGPNVPGATAAFRTTPGNTINATAAVLRIDDRDLDRQGVSDDDREIRFETKLAKGSHRLSPVFEINQGEIGAFYVVVTFLE, from the coding sequence ATGTCACCGAACGTTGTGATCGTCATTTCCGATGACCAAGGTTATGGCGACCTGGGCTGTACGGGCAACCCGATCATCAAGACCCCCAACATCGATCTTTTGGCGTCAGAGAGTTCAGGTTTGAGCGATTACCATGTCGCGCCGACCTGTTCACCGACACGCTGTGCATTGCTAACGGGGCACTGGACGAATCGCACGGGAGTCTGGCACACGATCATGGGGCGATCAATGTTGCGAGAAAACGAGGTCACCGTGGGGCAGATGTTTTCGGACGCGGGATACGAAACCGGCATGTTTGGAAAGTGGCATCTGGGTGACAACTTTCCTTATCGCCCCGAGGACCGTGGTTTTACGGAAGTTTACCGGCATGGGGGTGGCGGTATCGGTCAAACGCCGGATGTTTGGGATAACGCCTACTTTGATGGTTCCTATTTTCATAACGGCAGGATCGCCGCAGCCAAAGGATTCTGCACGGATGTGTTCTTCGACAAGGCAAACGCGTTCATCTCTGATTGTGCGAGGCAGGAAAAGCCGTTCTTCGCCTACATTTCCACCAACGCACCGCACAAGCCGCTGCACTGTCCACCGAAGTACATGGACATGTACCCGGAGCAATCCGATGGCATTGCCGCATTCTATGGGATGATCACCAACATCGATGACAATGTTGGACAGACGCGTCGGTTGCTTGAAGATTTGGGAATCGCTGACGATACGATTTTCATCTTCACGACGGACAACGGAACGGCCAGCGGGGCGAAAATTTTTAACGCCGGTATGAGAGGCGGAAAGGGCAGTCCCTATGAAGGCGGACACCGAGTCCCCTTCTTTGTGCATTGGCCGGCCGGAGGCTTCACCAAACAGCATGACATCGATGAATTGACGCATGCCGTGGACGTGGTCCCGACACTGCTGGAGTTAACGGGTGTCGAAAAGCCAGACGATGTGGTGTTCGATGGTGTTTCGATCGCCAGTTTGCTGGACCCCAAGCAAGACGTCGATTGGCCCAAGCGGTTTGTGATCACCGATTCACAGCGTGTCCGAGATCCGATCAAGTGGCGAAGTTCATCGGTGATGTCACAGAAGTATCGTCTGGTGAATCGCAAAGAGCTTTATGACGTTTCCAGCGATCCGGGACAAAGGAAAAACATTGCAGCAGATCACCCGGAGGTGGTTCGTGAAATGCGAGAGTTCTACGAACAGTGGTGGGCGGAATTGAAACCGACGTTTTCACAGACAACCGAGATCTACCTGGGGCATCCCGATCATCCGGTGGTAAGTCTGACCGCGCACGATTGGATTCAAAAGGCCTATCCCCCGTGGCATCAAGGGGCAATCCGAGAGGCCGACCGTGGCACCGGCAAGGATGAGAAGCTTCGTCACCTTGGCCATTGGGCAGTCAAAGTGGTGCGAGACGGGAACTATCAAATATCTCTTCGGCGTTGGCCTGTGGAGTCAGGAATGGCAATCAATGCGTCGCTCCCGCCCGGACCCAACGTGCCCGGTGCTACGGCCGCGTTTCGGACGACTCCAGGGAACACGATCAACGCGACCGCGGCGGTCCTACGGATCGATGACCGAGACCTGGATCGTCAGGGTGTTTCGGACGACGATCGGGAGATTCGTTTTGAAACCAAGCTGGCCAAAGGATCCCACCGACTTTCACCGGTCTTCGAGATCAACCAAGGAGAAATCGGTGCGTTCTATGTGGTGGTGACGTTCTTGGAGTAG